In a single window of the Campylobacter iguaniorum genome:
- the secY gene encoding preprotein translocase subunit SecY, protein MNKTLINKILITLGFLFAYRVLAYVPVPGVNIDVIKEFFTSNSSNALGMFNMFSGGAAERLSIISLGIMPYITASIIMELLAATFPNLGKMKKERDGMQKYMQIIRYATIVITIVQAIGVSIGLQSLTGRGGEQAIMIDANLFIAISCISMMTGTMLLMWIGEQITQRGIGNGISLIIFAGIVSGIPSAIGGTINLVNTGEMNFLVVIGIALVILITVGIVIFVEMGERRIPISYSRKTVMENQNKRIMNYIPIKVNLSGVIPPIFASAILMFPGTILQASTNEFILAINDFLNPNSYFFNFLTFLFILFFAYFYASITFNAKDISENLKRQGGFIPGVRPGESTASYLNEVASRLTLTGSIYLGLISTLPWILVKFMGVPFYFGGTSVLIVVSVALDTMRKIEAQIYMNKYQTLSAVGL, encoded by the coding sequence ATGAATAAAACATTAATCAACAAGATATTAATTACGCTTGGATTTTTGTTTGCTTACAGGGTGCTGGCTTACGTGCCAGTCCCTGGCGTTAATATTGACGTTATAAAAGAATTCTTTACTTCAAATAGCAGCAATGCTTTAGGAATGTTTAATATGTTTAGCGGCGGTGCCGCTGAGCGTTTAAGCATCATCTCACTTGGCATTATGCCTTATATCACAGCTTCTATTATCATGGAGCTTTTAGCCGCAACTTTCCCAAATTTAGGTAAGATGAAAAAAGAGCGTGATGGTATGCAAAAATATATGCAAATCATTCGTTACGCTACTATCGTCATCACAATCGTTCAAGCTATCGGCGTGAGCATTGGACTACAAAGTCTTACTGGAAGAGGCGGAGAGCAAGCTATCATGATAGATGCGAATTTATTCATTGCGATAAGTTGTATATCTATGATGACTGGTACAATGCTGCTTATGTGGATTGGAGAGCAAATCACACAAAGAGGTATTGGAAATGGTATAAGCCTTATAATCTTTGCTGGTATCGTAAGTGGAATTCCTAGTGCTATTGGCGGAACTATAAATTTAGTAAATACTGGAGAGATGAACTTCTTAGTTGTTATTGGTATAGCTCTTGTTATACTTATAACAGTAGGTATAGTTATCTTTGTTGAAATGGGAGAAAGACGTATTCCTATCTCATATTCAAGAAAAACAGTAATGGAAAATCAAAACAAAAGAATCATGAATTACATTCCTATAAAAGTAAATTTAAGTGGTGTTATTCCTCCGATTTTTGCAAGTGCGATTTTGATGTTCCCTGGCACGATTTTACAAGCAAGCACAAATGAATTTATACTAGCTATAAATGACTTTTTAAATCCAAATAGCTACTTTTTCAACTTTTTAACATTTTTATTTATTCTATTTTTTGCATATTTTTATGCGTCAATCACATTCAATGCAAAAGATATAAGTGAAAATCTAAAAAGACAAGGCGGGTTTATCCCAGGAGTTAGACCAGGCGAAAGCACAGCTTCATACTTAAATGAAGTAGCAAGTAGACTTACTCTAACTGGATCAATATATTTGGGTCTTATATCTACACTTCCTTGGATTTTAGTTAAATTTATGGGAGTTCCGTTCTACTTTGGTGGAACAAGCGTTCTTATCGTTGTTTCAGTTGCACTTGATACAATGAGAAAGATCGAAGCTCAAATTTATATGAATAAATATCAAACACTAAGCGCGGTTGGACTATAA
- the map gene encoding type I methionyl aminopeptidase, which translates to MAISIKTPKDIEGMRAANKVVASVLDYLHGYIKPGLSLLEIDKVCEDMIRAAGAKPAFKGLYGFPNAACISVNEVVIHGIPNDYKLQEGDIVSVDLGSNLKGYFGDSARTYPVGKISETDAALIACSKDSLEFAIDFIKVGMHFKEVSNAVEEFILKRGFVPLKGFCGHGIGKRPHEEPEIPNYLEGNNPKSGPKIRNGMVFCIEPMICQKDGTPVIADDEWTVTSKDGLRTSHYEHCLAIVNNKVEILSQI; encoded by the coding sequence ATGGCAATTTCTATAAAAACGCCAAAAGATATAGAGGGCATGAGAGCGGCAAATAAAGTTGTCGCTTCCGTGCTTGATTATCTTCATGGCTATATAAAACCAGGCTTGAGCCTACTTGAGATTGATAAAGTTTGCGAAGATATGATAAGAGCAGCTGGAGCAAAGCCAGCCTTTAAAGGGCTTTATGGATTTCCAAATGCAGCTTGTATCAGCGTCAATGAAGTAGTAATCCACGGCATACCAAATGACTATAAACTCCAAGAAGGCGACATCGTAAGCGTAGATCTTGGCTCAAATTTAAAAGGATATTTCGGCGATAGCGCTAGAACTTATCCAGTAGGCAAAATCTCTGAAACTGACGCAGCTTTGATAGCTTGTAGCAAGGACTCTTTGGAGTTTGCAATCGATTTTATAAAAGTTGGAATGCATTTCAAAGAAGTCTCAAACGCAGTTGAAGAGTTTATCTTAAAAAGAGGATTTGTTCCACTTAAAGGATTTTGTGGTCATGGCATAGGCAAACGCCCTCACGAAGAGCCAGAGATCCCAAACTATCTTGAAGGTAACAATCCAAAAAGTGGTCCAAAAATCAGAAATGGTATGGTTTTTTGCATAGAGCCGATGATTTGCCAAAAAGATGGTACTCCAGTCATTGCAGATGATGAATGGACAGTGACAAGCAAAGATGGACTAAGAACTAGCCATTATGAGCATTGCTTAGCAATTGTTAATAATAAAGTCGAGATACTAAGTCAAATTTAG